In Arthrobacter sp. PAMC25284, a single genomic region encodes these proteins:
- a CDS encoding alpha/beta hydrolase, with product MPPSCASDVVAHSYGGFVALQAARAVPIRRMVTYDAAVSLAGNLSVRWRPELEASMAAGALDDAWAHLVQGLETAGPVSRLPLGALRLLSVLSVRTSLGAEMRGLLPTAVAEMRAVLAADAAVDDFLAVAAPTLMLSGGWSPSYFAETGRMLSAGVPAIESARVPGQLHAGPIRSGNRLAVITARFLLGGKSAPGPVRRGGHRFVLRR from the coding sequence TTGCCGCCGTCCTGCGCGTCCGACGTCGTGGCCCACAGCTACGGTGGATTCGTGGCCCTGCAGGCGGCCAGGGCGGTGCCGATCCGCCGCATGGTCACCTACGACGCCGCCGTCAGCCTCGCCGGGAACCTCTCGGTCCGCTGGCGCCCCGAGCTGGAAGCTTCCATGGCAGCCGGCGCGCTCGATGACGCCTGGGCCCATCTGGTCCAGGGCCTGGAGACCGCCGGGCCGGTGTCCCGGCTGCCGCTCGGCGCCCTGCGACTGCTCAGTGTCCTCTCCGTTAGGACCAGCCTGGGCGCCGAAATGCGCGGGCTTTTGCCGACGGCGGTTGCCGAGATGCGTGCCGTCCTGGCCGCCGACGCCGCCGTCGACGATTTCCTGGCGGTGGCCGCTCCCACGCTGATGCTCAGCGGCGGTTGGAGTCCGTCGTACTTTGCCGAAACCGGCAGGATGCTCTCGGCCGGGGTGCCCGCCATTGAATCCGCCCGCGTCCCGGGACAGCTGCACGCCGGGCCCATCCGGTCCGGTAACCGGCTTGCCGTCATCACTGCCAGGTTCCTGCTCGGCGGGAAGTCCGCC